One window of Nostoc sp. C052 genomic DNA carries:
- the glnA gene encoding type I glutamate--ammonia ligase produces MTTPQELLKRIQDEKIQLIDLKFIDTVGTWQHLTLYQNQIDETAFTDGVPFDGSSIRGWKAINESDMTMVLDANTAWIDPFMEVPTLSIICSIKEPRTGEWYNRCPRVIAQKAVDYLISTGIGDTVFFGPEAEFFIFDSARFAQTANEGYYFLDSEEGAWNSGKAGTADKPNLGYKPRFKEGYFPVAPTDSFQDIRTEMLLTMAELGVPIEKHHHEVATGGQCELGFKFGKLIEAADWLMIYKYVIKNVAKKHGKTVTFMPKPIFGDNGSGMHCHQSIWKGGQPLFAGDKYAGLSETALYYIGGLLKHAPALLAITNPSTNSYKRLVPGYEAPVNLAYSQGNRSASIRIPLSGTNPKAKRLEFRCPDATSNPYLAFAAMLCAGIDGIKNKIHPGEPLDKNIYELSPEELAKVPSTPGSLELALQALEKDHAFLTESGVFTEDFIGNWIDYKLGNEVKQLQLRPHPYEFYLYYDA; encoded by the coding sequence ATGACAACACCGCAAGAACTCTTGAAGAGAATTCAAGATGAAAAAATTCAGCTGATTGATCTCAAATTCATCGATACAGTAGGGACTTGGCAGCATCTCACGCTGTACCAAAACCAAATTGATGAGACTGCATTCACTGATGGCGTACCTTTTGACGGTTCTAGTATCCGAGGTTGGAAAGCGATCAACGAATCGGACATGACGATGGTACTCGACGCCAACACTGCTTGGATCGACCCATTCATGGAAGTACCAACACTAAGTATAATTTGTAGTATTAAGGAACCCCGTACAGGCGAATGGTACAACCGTTGCCCACGCGTTATTGCTCAAAAAGCAGTAGATTACCTGATTTCCACTGGTATTGGTGATACAGTATTCTTTGGCCCTGAAGCTGAGTTCTTTATCTTTGACAGTGCTAGGTTTGCCCAAACCGCTAACGAAGGCTACTACTTCTTAGACTCCGAAGAAGGTGCTTGGAATTCTGGTAAAGCGGGTACAGCTGACAAACCCAACTTAGGTTACAAACCACGCTTCAAAGAAGGTTACTTCCCAGTCGCACCGACGGATTCTTTCCAAGATATCCGTACAGAGATGCTGTTGACGATGGCAGAATTAGGTGTGCCCATTGAAAAGCATCACCACGAAGTTGCTACTGGTGGTCAGTGCGAACTAGGTTTCAAGTTTGGCAAGTTGATCGAAGCGGCTGACTGGTTGATGATTTACAAATATGTCATCAAGAACGTTGCCAAGAAACACGGCAAAACCGTCACCTTCATGCCAAAACCAATTTTTGGCGATAACGGTTCGGGAATGCACTGTCACCAGTCCATCTGGAAAGGCGGCCAACCTCTGTTTGCAGGTGATAAGTATGCTGGTTTGAGTGAAACAGCATTGTATTACATTGGTGGTCTGCTCAAACACGCACCAGCACTGCTGGCCATTACCAACCCCAGTACCAACTCATACAAGCGTCTAGTGCCTGGTTATGAAGCACCTGTTAACTTGGCTTACTCCCAAGGAAACCGTTCTGCTTCTATTCGTATTCCCCTATCTGGCACTAACCCCAAAGCCAAGCGCTTAGAATTCCGTTGTCCAGATGCTACTTCTAACCCCTACTTAGCATTTGCTGCAATGCTTTGTGCTGGTATCGATGGCATCAAGAACAAAATCCATCCTGGTGAACCCTTAGATAAGAATATCTATGAACTCTCTCCAGAAGAACTAGCGAAGGTTCCTTCAACACCAGGTTCTTTAGAATTGGCGTTGCAAGCACTAGAAAAAGATCACGCCTTCTTGACAGAATCAGGCGTCTTCACAGAAGACTTTATCGGAAATTGGATTGATTACAAGCTAGGCAACGAAGTCAAGCAGTTGCAGCTACGTCCTCATCCCTACGAGTTTTACCTCTACTACGATGCTTAA
- a CDS encoding ferritin-like domain-containing protein — MTVAYPRKFQKVLSARDVLKRVVCDREINLITLNRYRYSEQRSCKDLTELIEQLNGQPRELVRDLSHHISDEARHAMWLTDLLVELGADIGKPPGSSYINEFERLLDSEQQDPVENLDDFVISSLAAINVTEKRGCEYFSAHIYALKQGVQTAENIKIRETIEKILPEEVGHVRWGNRWLGELARKSPEHQQKVEQAKRKYTAIEQAAFESGMDITLGAELRRVANLVEVANTMPLWQRPQYLMERLPQSLLAPELQFTRIQAAQKAWQRDPQTFIEKFVPMFLNGIQGRENNRKKTMV; from the coding sequence ATGACAGTTGCTTATCCACGTAAATTTCAGAAGGTTTTGAGTGCTAGAGATGTATTAAAACGGGTGGTATGCGATCGCGAAATCAATCTAATTACCCTCAATCGCTACCGTTACAGTGAACAACGCAGTTGCAAAGACCTAACCGAGTTAATTGAACAACTAAATGGACAGCCACGAGAATTAGTGCGGGATTTGTCTCATCACATCTCAGATGAAGCTCGTCATGCTATGTGGCTAACTGATTTGTTGGTGGAACTGGGAGCAGATATTGGCAAACCACCCGGTTCCTCCTATATCAATGAATTTGAACGCCTACTCGACAGCGAACAACAAGATCCAGTCGAAAACCTTGATGATTTTGTAATTTCTTCCCTTGCGGCAATAAACGTCACCGAAAAACGGGGCTGTGAATATTTTTCTGCTCACATTTATGCACTCAAGCAAGGAGTGCAAACCGCAGAAAACATCAAAATCCGGGAAACCATTGAAAAAATTCTCCCAGAGGAAGTGGGACACGTCCGGTGGGGTAATCGTTGGTTAGGAGAACTTGCGCGTAAGAGTCCAGAACATCAGCAAAAGGTAGAACAAGCCAAGCGAAAATATACCGCGATTGAACAAGCGGCGTTTGAATCAGGAATGGATATCACCTTGGGTGCAGAACTACGGCGAGTTGCCAACCTGGTGGAAGTGGCAAATACCATGCCCCTTTGGCAACGTCCCCAATACCTGATGGAACGCCTACCCCAAAGTTTGCTAGCGCCTGAGTTGCAATTTACTAGGATTCAGGCTGCACAAAAAGCTTGGCAGCGCGATCCACAAACGTTTATCGAGAAGTTTGTGCCAATGTTCCTCAACGGCATCCAGGGAAGAGAAAATAACCGTAAGAAAACAATGGTGTAA